Proteins encoded together in one Pseudomonas sp. Seg1 window:
- a CDS encoding Yip1 family protein, whose amino-acid sequence MSAPIIKLFTQPNFAWTDIRREEEAHPRHYLAHLLLLALIPPVCLFIGTTYVGWSLAAGETVRLSSASALQLSILLYVAIVAGVAVIGGFIRWMSRSFDTRPTLNQCIGFAAYTVTPFFVAGIAGLYPSRWLAILVLGAASVYSTFLLFVGLPTFMHERKEQGLLNSACVWGVGLLVMVTILVSMILLWFNVLTPEYLRATVG is encoded by the coding sequence ATGTCCGCGCCTATCATCAAGCTCTTCACCCAACCCAACTTCGCGTGGACCGATATCCGCCGCGAAGAAGAGGCCCATCCTCGCCATTACCTTGCGCATTTGCTGTTGTTGGCGCTGATTCCTCCCGTTTGCCTGTTCATCGGCACCACTTATGTCGGCTGGAGTCTGGCGGCCGGTGAAACGGTACGACTGAGCAGTGCCAGCGCCTTGCAGTTGAGCATTCTGTTGTATGTGGCCATCGTGGCAGGCGTTGCGGTGATTGGCGGGTTTATCCGTTGGATGTCGCGCTCCTTCGACACGCGGCCGACGCTTAACCAGTGCATCGGTTTTGCGGCTTACACCGTGACACCGTTCTTCGTCGCCGGGATCGCCGGGCTGTATCCGAGTCGCTGGCTGGCAATTCTGGTGCTCGGTGCAGCCTCGGTGTACTCGACCTTTCTGCTCTTCGTCGGCCTGCCGACCTTCATGCACGAGCGCAAGGAACAGGGTTTGTTGAACTCGGCCTGTGTCTGGGGCGTGGGTCTGCTGGTCATGGTGACGATACTGGTGTCGATGATTCTGCTGTGGTTCAACGTGCTCACCCCTGAGTACCTGCGCGCGACCGTGGGCTGA
- a CDS encoding cation:proton antiporter, producing the protein MSFVVWVAVLGAVLLTLALTSSYLRWMPVTTSAVCLLLGIGIGPSGLDLLKLSLENASLWMEHLTEVAVLFSLFVCGLKLRLPLRDKRWRIAFGLAGPVMVLTIAGVCLLLHWGLQLPWGPSLLIGAILAPTDPVLAALVQVNDARDVDSVRFGLSGEAGLNDGVAFPFVLLGLLLLDGSGQSSAWPDWVLRSLLWAVPAGLLTGYWMGRGIGRLTLSMRIHNDDSTLSPNDYLALALIALAYVVAEAIGGYGFLSVFAAGLGLRQEEVKSTGAGQPPAEHLVQPVVGHQNVEPQHAVHGDTEQLEDSQVAAGIMMGDMLSFGGLVERAMEVFLVTLLGVVLVTHWDWRALLVGAVLFGVIRPLCVALMPWGSLLEGRQRLLIGWFGIRGIGSLFYLFYALNHGLSDSVAALCTDLTLSVVALSILLHGISTQPILARYEQRKNKSPKRVSGE; encoded by the coding sequence ATGAGCTTTGTCGTGTGGGTCGCGGTGCTCGGCGCGGTGTTGCTGACCCTGGCGCTGACCTCTTCGTATCTGCGCTGGATGCCCGTGACCACCTCCGCTGTGTGCTTGCTGCTTGGGATCGGCATCGGCCCCAGTGGTCTCGACCTGTTGAAACTGTCGCTGGAAAACGCCTCGCTGTGGATGGAGCACCTGACGGAAGTCGCGGTGCTCTTTTCGCTGTTTGTCTGCGGGCTAAAGTTGCGTCTTCCACTGCGCGACAAGCGTTGGCGGATCGCATTTGGCCTGGCGGGCCCAGTGATGGTGTTGACCATCGCTGGCGTCTGCCTGCTGCTGCACTGGGGATTGCAACTGCCGTGGGGGCCGTCGCTGCTGATCGGCGCGATTCTGGCCCCTACCGATCCGGTGCTGGCAGCGCTGGTGCAGGTCAACGATGCGCGGGACGTCGACAGCGTGCGCTTTGGCCTGTCTGGCGAGGCCGGACTCAATGATGGTGTCGCTTTCCCCTTTGTCCTGCTTGGCCTTTTGCTGTTGGATGGCTCCGGGCAATCCAGTGCATGGCCGGACTGGGTGTTGCGCAGCCTGCTGTGGGCCGTGCCCGCCGGGCTGTTGACCGGCTACTGGATGGGCCGGGGCATCGGACGCTTGACCTTGTCCATGCGTATTCACAACGACGACAGCACGCTGAGCCCCAACGATTACCTGGCGCTGGCACTGATCGCCCTGGCCTACGTGGTGGCCGAAGCAATCGGTGGCTACGGGTTTCTCTCGGTGTTTGCCGCTGGGCTCGGTCTGCGTCAGGAAGAAGTGAAATCCACCGGCGCCGGTCAACCGCCCGCTGAACATCTGGTGCAACCCGTGGTGGGTCACCAGAACGTCGAGCCCCAGCACGCGGTGCACGGCGATACTGAACAACTGGAAGACAGCCAGGTCGCCGCCGGGATCATGATGGGCGACATGCTGTCCTTCGGCGGCCTCGTTGAACGGGCCATGGAAGTGTTTTTGGTGACGCTGCTAGGCGTGGTGCTGGTGACGCATTGGGACTGGCGGGCGCTGCTGGTCGGCGCGGTGTTGTTCGGCGTGATTCGCCCGCTGTGCGTGGCGTTGATGCCCTGGGGCTCGCTGCTCGAAGGACGGCAACGGCTGTTGATCGGCTGGTTTGGCATTCGTGGTATCGGCAGTCTTTTCTATCTGTTTTATGCCTTGAACCACGGTCTGAGCGATTCAGTGGCCGCGCTGTGTACCGACCTGACCCTGTCGGTCGTGGCCTTGAGCATCTTGCTGCACGGCATCAGCACCCAGCCGATCCTGGCGCGCTACGAACAACGCAAGAACAAATCACCCAAACGGGTTTCCGGGGAATGA